GATGTCGATGTTGCTTTCGCCTTTGAGCAGGTAACCGATACAGCCGATGGGTTCTCCCGTTTCTTTCAGTTCGATAGCCCACATGTGATCACCGCCGAAAATGGTGCGGATGATTTGTAGGCTTTCTTCTACGTTTTTGTGCGGTTCCCAGCCGGCGCGAGGTCCGACATCTGGGTCACTTGCGTATTTGAACAAAGCTTCGGCATCGCTTTCGCGCCACGGGCGCAGTAAAAATCTATCTGTTTCCATTTGCGTATGTCTTGAAAAAATGTTGTAAGTGCTTCTCGATGAATTTGAGTGCTTCTTTTTCGCATTTCGGCTGGCGATCGACTTTAGAAATCCAGAGTGCGACGGGCGCAGTAATCTCTGTTGCGAGCATTTCTGGGTCGTCCTTGACGATTACGCCTGCGGCCATCAACGTCTCGAGAATCTTCTTGTACATTTGCAGAAGCCCGTCCACCTGATGCCTTGTCGTGATTTCGGCGAGGCGCTCGCTGCGGAACTGTTCCTGCACTAAAAAAATGCGCATTTTCTTGATAATCGGGTCGGTCATCGTGAAACGCACTTTCTTCATCGTCTCATGGATGAATCCGTCGATATTTTCGGGGATTGTACCGACCTTTTTCGCGGAGCCGAACGATTCCTCGTAACGCGCTTCAGCGATGTCGATCAGCGAATTCAGAATGTCTTCTTTACCCTTGAAA
This genomic interval from Fibrobacter sp. UWB4 contains the following:
- a CDS encoding TetR/AcrR family transcriptional regulator — protein: MSTKEKILETALTLFAQNGYDGTSVEQIAQDVGIKAPSLYKHFKGKEDILNSLIDIAEARYEESFGSAKKVGTIPENIDGFIHETMKKVRFTMTDPIIKKMRIFLVQEQFRSERLAEITTRHQVDGLLQMYKKILETLMAAGVIVKDDPEMLATEITAPVALWISKVDRQPKCEKEALKFIEKHLQHFFKTYANGNR